Proteins from a single region of Pseudomonas phenolilytica:
- a CDS encoding group II truncated hemoglobin produces MTTPETPPFGTADASFQAAGGTAGIERLVDDFYHAMNQLPQAAGIRAMYPEDLTLPREKLAAFLSGWLGGPRHYAQKFGPISIPQFHTRWEVGDAERDAWLDCMAYAIARQPYSAEFAEYLLQQLRVPAQRILQAQPAHGCPGARQ; encoded by the coding sequence ATGACAACCCCTGAAACTCCCCCTTTCGGCACCGCCGACGCCTCGTTCCAGGCAGCGGGCGGCACTGCCGGCATCGAGCGACTGGTAGATGATTTCTATCACGCCATGAATCAACTCCCACAGGCAGCGGGTATTCGCGCTATGTACCCCGAAGACCTGACATTGCCACGCGAGAAACTGGCCGCATTCCTCAGCGGCTGGCTGGGCGGGCCGCGTCACTATGCGCAAAAATTCGGTCCAATCAGCATTCCGCAATTCCATACACGCTGGGAGGTCGGCGACGCCGAGCGCGACGCCTGGCTCGACTGCATGGCCTACGCCATTGCACGACAGCCCTATTCCGCCGAATTCGCCGAATACCTGCTCCAGCAGCTGCGCGTACCCGCCCAGCGTATTCTCCAGGCGCAGCCCGCGCATGGTTGTCCAGGCGCGCGGCAATAA
- a CDS encoding universal stress protein: MRNILLAFDGSENAKRALQYVIDLVRDTSLPLQVQVLNVQHEPIIYGEYVTASLIDDLNAGLMAQAQEVLDEAAQKLKAAGITHATHAVLGNVSEQINDAVKRLGCDTVVMGTRGLGSFTGLVLGSVATRVIHEVTVPVLLVK; the protein is encoded by the coding sequence ATGCGCAATATTCTGCTTGCATTCGATGGTTCGGAAAACGCCAAACGCGCGCTGCAGTATGTGATCGATCTGGTTCGCGATACGTCGTTGCCGCTGCAGGTGCAGGTACTGAATGTCCAGCACGAACCCATCATTTACGGCGAATACGTTACCGCCAGCCTGATCGACGATCTCAACGCCGGCCTGATGGCGCAAGCTCAGGAAGTGCTCGACGAGGCCGCACAGAAGCTGAAGGCTGCCGGAATCACCCATGCAACCCATGCAGTGCTTGGCAACGTCTCCGAGCAGATCAACGATGCGGTCAAGCGTCTGGGTTGCGATACCGTGGTGATGGGGACGCGCGGGCTGGGCAGTTTCACCGGACTGGTGCTGGGCTCCGTGGCGACCCGGGTGATCCACGAGGTGACCGTTCCGGTTCTGCTGGTCAAGTGA
- a CDS encoding YajD family HNH nuclease, which yields MSTNKPTTPYSQREQGYREKALKMYPWVCGRCAREFSGKRLSELTVHHKDHNHDNNPEDGSNWELLCLYCHDNEHSRYTDSQYQAEARPGSDLGPKETFKAFANLADLLKGKQ from the coding sequence ATGAGCACGAACAAGCCAACCACGCCCTACAGCCAGCGCGAGCAGGGTTATCGGGAAAAGGCGTTGAAGATGTATCCCTGGGTCTGCGGACGTTGCGCGCGGGAATTTTCCGGCAAGCGTCTCAGCGAGTTGACGGTCCATCACAAGGACCATAATCACGACAACAACCCGGAGGACGGTTCCAACTGGGAGCTGCTCTGCCTGTACTGTCACGACAACGAGCATTCCCGCTATACGGATAGTCAGTACCAGGCAGAAGCCCGCCCCGGCAGCGACCTGGGGCCGAAGGAAACCTTCAAGGCCTTCGCCAACCTGGCCGATCTGCTCAAGGGCAAGCAATGA
- a CDS encoding YebC/PmpR family DNA-binding transcriptional regulator: protein MGAQWKAKHKEAAANAKGRIFGKLSKEIMIAARSGADPDMNPRLRLVVEQAKKASMPKDTLERAIKKGAGLSGEVVHYERTLYEGFAPHQVPLIVECLTDNLNRTVAEIRVLFRKGQLGSSGSVSWDFDHVGMIEAAPEGDADPEMAAIEAGAQDFEAADEGATLFITEPTDLDAVCKALPEFGFTVQSAQLGYRPKNPVSLSGAELEEVEAFLEAIDAHDDVQHVYVGLAG, encoded by the coding sequence ATGGGCGCACAGTGGAAAGCGAAGCATAAGGAAGCGGCAGCGAACGCCAAAGGACGGATCTTCGGCAAGTTGTCGAAGGAAATCATGATTGCCGCCCGCAGCGGCGCCGACCCTGACATGAACCCCCGTCTACGCCTGGTGGTCGAGCAGGCCAAGAAGGCCTCCATGCCCAAAGACACCCTGGAGCGTGCCATCAAGAAAGGCGCGGGCCTGAGCGGTGAGGTCGTCCATTACGAGCGCACCCTCTACGAAGGCTTCGCGCCGCATCAGGTTCCGCTGATCGTCGAGTGCCTCACCGACAACCTCAACCGCACCGTGGCGGAAATCCGCGTGCTGTTCCGCAAGGGCCAGCTGGGCTCCTCCGGTTCGGTGAGCTGGGATTTCGACCATGTCGGCATGATCGAAGCGGCCCCCGAAGGCGATGCCGATCCTGAAATGGCCGCCATCGAGGCCGGCGCGCAGGATTTCGAAGCGGCAGATGAGGGTGCCACGCTGTTCATCACCGAGCCTACCGACCTCGATGCGGTGTGCAAGGCACTGCCGGAATTCGGCTTCACCGTGCAATCGGCACAGCTGGGCTATCGACCGAAAAATCCGGTCAGCCTGTCGGGAGCCGAGCTGGAGGAAGTCGAAGCGTTCCTCGAAGCCATCGATGCACACGACGATGTCCAGCATGTCTACGTCGGTCTGGCCGGCTGA
- a CDS encoding EamA family transporter has protein sequence MSPRDLLLALVVIVVWGLNFVVIMVGLQDVPPMLLGALRFLLAALPAVFFIRPPRVPLRWLLAYGLTISLGQFAFLFSAMKVGMPAGLASLVLQSQAFFTLFFAALLLGERVRSVNLLGLLVAAGGLALIGAQSGQGMTLAGFVLTIGAASMWALGNVVTRKIGDVNLVGLVVWGSLVPPLPFLGLSWWLEGPVAIEAALQGFGLKSLLVLAYLSFGATILGYSLWSRLLSRYPASQVAPFSLLVPVVGLSSSALLLGERLDALQMTGALLVMLGLLVNVGGARLVGLMRPLGARS, from the coding sequence ATGTCGCCGAGAGATCTGTTGCTCGCTCTGGTCGTGATCGTGGTCTGGGGCTTGAACTTCGTCGTCATCATGGTGGGGTTGCAAGATGTGCCGCCCATGCTGCTCGGGGCGTTGCGCTTTTTGCTGGCGGCGTTGCCGGCGGTTTTCTTCATCAGGCCGCCGCGGGTGCCGTTGCGCTGGTTGTTGGCCTATGGCCTGACCATTTCGCTGGGGCAGTTCGCGTTCCTGTTCTCGGCAATGAAGGTAGGCATGCCCGCCGGGCTGGCTTCGCTGGTTCTGCAGTCGCAGGCGTTCTTCACGCTGTTCTTTGCCGCGCTGCTGCTGGGCGAGCGGGTGCGTTCCGTTAATCTGTTGGGATTGCTGGTTGCTGCCGGCGGGCTGGCGCTGATCGGCGCGCAGAGTGGGCAGGGGATGACGCTGGCCGGCTTCGTGCTGACCATCGGCGCAGCGTCGATGTGGGCGCTGGGCAACGTCGTGACGCGCAAGATCGGCGATGTGAATCTGGTTGGCCTGGTGGTGTGGGGCAGCCTGGTGCCGCCGTTGCCGTTTCTGGGGCTATCGTGGTGGCTGGAGGGGCCGGTAGCCATCGAGGCCGCACTGCAGGGCTTCGGCCTGAAGTCCTTGTTGGTGCTGGCCTATCTGTCGTTCGGGGCGACCATTCTCGGCTACAGCCTGTGGAGTCGACTGTTGTCGCGCTATCCGGCGAGCCAGGTGGCGCCGTTCTCGCTGCTGGTGCCGGTGGTTGGTCTGTCGTCGTCGGCGCTGTTGCTCGGCGAGCGCCTCGATGCGCTGCAGATGACCGGTGCCCTGCTGGTCATGCTGGGCTTGTTGGTCAATGTCGGCGGCGCGCGGCTGGTCGGGCTCATGCGTCCGCTCGGAGCGCGCTCGTAA
- the dgt gene encoding dGTPase has translation MPVDFKEKISRQRPYGRVEAGMKASDGDIGAILDQLESDRGRIINSAAVRRLQQKTQVFPLERNAAVRSRLTHSLEVQQTGRFIVRTLYKQLGARASDYGLDGIENVLQSLVEMACLMHDIGNPPFGHFGEFAIGEWFARHLDELFGAAVPLGQGDAELRARMLADLKRFEGNAQAIRLVVSLLRLNLTYTQTAGLLKYVRAAYAERPVQGSPGAYLQKKPGFYLSEQPFIEQLQQVLDLQPGSRHPLAYIMEAADDIAYCLADIEDSVEKGIFTIEQLAQLLLVKFAEHGALDEPIPGAERSFRSMVGYALERAGREPINKTGEFFIWLRVTMIHPLVQHAARQFIDNIEAIFHGTLDRALLEDRSLPNAIVQTFKDVAMERVFCHREVETLQLQGYRILQGLLDDYGALLRVAPATFRALAAGDCRREPQLQMLARRLPDQLVKAYHEALKDVPQASPDFALWEFYYRSRLLQDLVSGMTDQLAQDEYRALSAL, from the coding sequence ATGCCGGTTGATTTCAAGGAAAAGATTTCCCGCCAGCGTCCCTACGGCAGGGTCGAGGCCGGCATGAAGGCGAGCGACGGCGACATTGGCGCAATTCTCGATCAGCTGGAAAGCGATCGTGGCCGTATCATCAATTCCGCTGCCGTGCGTCGGTTGCAGCAGAAGACGCAGGTCTTTCCGCTGGAGCGCAACGCCGCGGTGCGCAGCCGCCTCACGCATTCGCTGGAGGTGCAGCAGACCGGCCGGTTCATCGTCCGCACACTGTACAAGCAGCTGGGTGCCAGAGCGTCGGACTACGGTCTGGACGGGATCGAAAACGTGTTGCAGAGCCTGGTGGAGATGGCCTGTCTGATGCACGACATCGGCAACCCGCCCTTTGGCCATTTCGGCGAATTCGCTATCGGCGAATGGTTCGCGCGTCATCTCGACGAGCTGTTTGGCGCCGCGGTACCGCTTGGGCAAGGCGATGCCGAGCTGCGCGCGCGCATGCTGGCCGATCTCAAGCGCTTCGAGGGTAACGCGCAGGCGATCCGTCTGGTGGTGAGCCTGTTGCGGTTGAATCTGACCTATACCCAGACCGCCGGACTGCTCAAGTACGTGCGTGCCGCGTATGCCGAGCGGCCGGTGCAAGGCAGTCCCGGCGCCTATCTGCAGAAAAAGCCCGGTTTCTACCTGTCGGAGCAGCCGTTCATCGAGCAACTGCAGCAGGTGCTCGACTTGCAGCCCGGTAGCCGCCATCCGCTTGCCTACATCATGGAGGCCGCCGATGACATCGCCTACTGCCTGGCCGATATCGAGGATTCGGTGGAGAAGGGCATCTTCACCATCGAGCAGTTGGCGCAGCTGCTGCTGGTCAAGTTCGCCGAGCATGGCGCGCTGGATGAGCCGATTCCCGGTGCCGAGCGCAGCTTTCGCAGCATGGTTGGCTATGCACTGGAGCGCGCCGGGCGCGAGCCGATCAACAAGACCGGCGAGTTCTTCATCTGGCTGCGGGTGACCATGATTCACCCGCTGGTGCAGCACGCCGCGCGGCAGTTCATCGACAACATCGAGGCGATCTTCCACGGCACGCTGGATCGGGCGTTGCTGGAGGATCGCAGCTTGCCCAACGCCATCGTGCAGACATTCAAGGATGTAGCGATGGAGCGGGTGTTCTGCCATCGCGAAGTGGAAACACTGCAACTGCAGGGCTATCGCATCCTCCAGGGACTGTTGGATGACTATGGCGCGTTGCTACGGGTTGCGCCGGCGACCTTCCGTGCGCTGGCCGCCGGCGACTGTCGGCGCGAGCCGCAACTGCAGATGCTTGCCCGTCGCCTGCCCGATCAGCTGGTCAAGGCCTATCACGAGGCGCTGAAGGATGTGCCGCAGGCTTCGCCGGACTTTGCGCTGTGGGAGTTCTACTACCGCAGCCGTCTGCTGCAGGACCTTGTCAGCGGCATGACCGATCAGCTCGCTCAGGACGAATACCGCGCGCTGTCGGCGCTGTAG
- a CDS encoding DUF2789 domain-containing protein produces the protein MELPNKDLGTLFEQLGLDSDPASIDAFIAQHAPLPNEVKVSEAPFWNESQAAFLKGELLEDAEWAPIVDELNVRLHEHNAP, from the coding sequence ATGGAACTGCCCAATAAAGACCTCGGTACCCTGTTCGAACAACTGGGGCTGGACTCCGATCCGGCCAGTATCGACGCGTTCATCGCCCAGCATGCGCCGCTGCCCAACGAGGTGAAGGTGTCCGAGGCGCCGTTCTGGAACGAGTCGCAAGCGGCATTCCTCAAGGGCGAATTGCTGGAGGACGCGGAGTGGGCGCCGATCGTCGATGAGCTCAACGTGCGCCTGCACGAACACAACGCGCCGTGA
- a CDS encoding sigma-70 region 4 domain-containing protein, which translates to MNLKAVLTGDLIDSRSMRDPNAFIAQLKILLSELGEHFDAQVETFRGDGFQVVMRHAQDVFDCAVAIRAGLLAASAPGERWDARLALGISQDNTAAQPYSEAFVLSGRGLDGMKKETFCIFSDEPGLQRCTELPTAFLAALIDRWTPVEAQTYFLHLVQGRDQQSIAEQLGKSRVTVTKALQRADARLVDRYLACTRGWVEELQHA; encoded by the coding sequence GTGAACCTGAAGGCTGTCCTGACCGGAGATCTCATCGACTCACGCTCGATGCGCGACCCCAACGCATTCATCGCTCAGCTGAAGATTTTGCTCAGCGAACTCGGCGAGCACTTTGACGCCCAGGTCGAAACCTTCCGCGGCGATGGCTTTCAGGTTGTCATGCGCCATGCGCAGGACGTGTTCGACTGCGCGGTGGCGATACGCGCCGGCCTGCTTGCCGCCAGCGCGCCAGGCGAGCGCTGGGATGCGCGGCTGGCCTTGGGCATCAGCCAGGACAACACCGCGGCGCAGCCCTACAGCGAAGCCTTCGTTCTCTCCGGCAGGGGGTTGGATGGCATGAAAAAAGAGACGTTCTGCATCTTCAGCGACGAGCCCGGGCTCCAGCGCTGCACCGAGTTGCCGACCGCATTTCTCGCTGCACTGATTGATCGCTGGACCCCCGTGGAAGCGCAGACCTATTTCTTGCATCTGGTCCAAGGTCGCGACCAGCAGAGCATCGCCGAGCAGCTGGGCAAATCCCGCGTGACGGTGACCAAGGCCCTGCAACGCGCCGACGCGCGCCTGGTGGATCGCTATCTGGCCTGCACTCGCGGCTGGGTCGAGGAGCTGCAGCATGCCTGA
- a CDS encoding inositol monophosphatase family protein produces the protein MASSTGTTLDIEARYAWAKSVAQQAAQMGMEFYQQRNDLTVEHKGDDRQDVVSIADKQIEAFIRAQLSEHFPEDGFLGEESGSADLNARCVWVIDPIDGTACFVNGLHNWCVSVGLLVDGEPYLGAIADPNHRELFHGCKGSGAFVNDTPLAVSQARHVREGLTGTGTFHPRGKEHFIPFLQKLLEEGGMFIRNGSGALMTAYVAAGRLIGYYETQLKSWDCVAGLVLVTEAGGRINDFFRNDGLLDGNPYLVAGPGVYDQLAELIGPSLDG, from the coding sequence ATGGCTTCTTCCACCGGCACCACGCTCGATATCGAGGCGCGTTATGCCTGGGCGAAAAGCGTGGCACAGCAGGCAGCGCAAATGGGCATGGAGTTCTATCAGCAACGCAACGATCTAACGGTAGAGCACAAGGGGGATGACCGACAGGACGTGGTCAGCATTGCCGACAAGCAGATCGAAGCCTTCATTCGTGCGCAGCTGAGCGAGCATTTCCCCGAGGATGGCTTTCTCGGCGAGGAGAGTGGCTCCGCCGATCTCAATGCACGCTGCGTCTGGGTCATCGATCCTATCGATGGCACCGCCTGCTTCGTCAATGGGCTGCATAACTGGTGTGTGTCCGTCGGCCTGCTGGTCGACGGCGAGCCGTACCTCGGTGCCATCGCCGATCCGAATCACCGCGAGCTGTTCCACGGTTGCAAGGGCAGCGGTGCCTTCGTCAATGACACGCCGCTCGCTGTCAGTCAGGCGCGACATGTGCGTGAGGGGTTGACGGGGACCGGAACCTTTCATCCGCGCGGCAAGGAGCATTTCATCCCCTTCCTGCAAAAGCTGCTGGAGGAGGGCGGCATGTTCATCCGCAACGGTTCCGGTGCGCTGATGACGGCCTATGTCGCCGCCGGGCGCTTGATCGGCTACTACGAAACGCAGCTCAAAAGTTGGGACTGCGTCGCCGGCCTTGTGCTTGTGACGGAAGCTGGCGGACGGATCAACGACTTCTTTCGCAACGATGGCTTGCTCGATGGCAATCCTTATCTGGTGGCCGGTCCGGGCGTTTATGACCAGCTGGCGGAATTGATTGGCCCGTCGCTGGATGGCTGA
- a CDS encoding HPF/RaiA family ribosome-associated protein produces the protein MQIQVHSDNHIEGSARLVDWVSASVASKLERFDDELTRIVVHLNDENGEKAGAHDKRCQIEARPKGQQPISVTHKAESLELAIDGAIDKLGNALSHQFGKLRSKRAVTQPQGNEGGAGMQDALLEEDFLADEQLRSS, from the coding sequence ATGCAAATCCAGGTTCATAGCGATAACCACATCGAAGGCAGTGCCCGGTTAGTCGACTGGGTGAGTGCCAGTGTCGCCAGCAAGCTGGAGCGTTTCGACGACGAACTGACCCGAATCGTCGTGCATCTCAACGACGAAAACGGCGAGAAAGCCGGCGCGCATGACAAACGCTGCCAGATCGAGGCACGCCCGAAAGGGCAGCAGCCGATTTCCGTGACCCACAAGGCCGAGTCGCTGGAGCTGGCCATCGACGGTGCGATCGATAAGCTAGGCAACGCGCTGAGCCATCAGTTCGGCAAGCTGCGTAGCAAGCGTGCCGTCACCCAGCCACAAGGAAATGAAGGCGGCGCCGGCATGCAGGATGCGCTGCTGGAGGAGGATTTCCTCGCCGACGAGCAGCTGCGTAGCTCGTGA
- a CDS encoding YciK family oxidoreductase, with protein MFDYSARPDLLAGRIIMVTGAGRGIGEAAAKAYAAHGATVLLLGKNEDNLNRVYDDIEAAGYPRPAVIPFNLETALPHQYDELAAMIEREFGRLDGLLHNAAIVGPRTPLEQLSGDNFMRVMQVNVNAMFMLTSTLLPLLRLSADASVIFTSSSVGRKGRAYWGAYAVSKFATEGLMQVLADELDGTASIRANSVNPGATRTDMRAKAYPGENPLVNPLPQDIMPVYLYLMGPDSAGINGQALNAQ; from the coding sequence ATGTTTGACTACTCCGCCCGCCCCGACCTTCTCGCGGGCCGAATCATCATGGTGACCGGCGCTGGCCGGGGGATCGGCGAAGCGGCCGCGAAGGCTTACGCTGCTCATGGCGCCACGGTGTTGCTGCTGGGCAAGAACGAAGACAACCTCAACCGCGTCTACGACGATATCGAGGCAGCGGGTTACCCACGTCCGGCAGTCATTCCGTTCAACCTCGAGACGGCATTGCCGCACCAGTACGACGAACTCGCCGCAATGATCGAGCGAGAGTTCGGTCGTCTGGACGGCCTGCTGCACAACGCTGCCATTGTCGGTCCTCGTACACCGCTGGAGCAGCTCTCAGGCGACAATTTCATGCGCGTGATGCAGGTGAACGTGAACGCAATGTTCATGCTCACCAGCACGCTGCTGCCGCTGCTCAGGCTATCGGCGGATGCGTCGGTCATCTTCACTTCCAGCAGCGTCGGTCGTAAGGGCCGCGCATACTGGGGCGCTTACGCAGTATCGAAGTTCGCTACTGAAGGGCTGATGCAGGTTCTGGCCGACGAACTCGATGGCACCGCCTCAATTCGCGCAAACAGCGTGAACCCGGGCGCCACACGCACCGATATGCGCGCCAAGGCCTACCCAGGGGAGAATCCGCTGGTCAATCCGCTACCACAGGACATCATGCCGGTCTATCTGTATCTCATGGGTCCCGATAGCGCAGGCATCAACGGCCAAGCATTGAACGCTCAATAA
- the mupP gene encoding N-acetylmuramic acid 6-phosphate phosphatase MupP, with translation MRLRAVLFDMDGTLLDTAPDFIAVAQAMRLARGLTPVADQQIRDVVSGGARAMVLSAFDVDPMSDEFETLRLEFLERYQSHCAVYSRLYDGMEQLLQDIEQAKLIWGVVTNKPLRFAEPIMQQLGLASRSSVLVCPDHVSRSKPDPEPMLLACRKLQLDPSTVLFVGDDLRDIESGRAAGSKTAAVRYGYIHPDDNPGLWGADVVVDNPLELRSVLDRALCSC, from the coding sequence ATGCGCCTGCGCGCCGTTTTATTCGATATGGACGGAACGCTGCTCGATACCGCCCCTGACTTCATCGCCGTTGCCCAAGCCATGCGACTGGCGCGCGGCCTGACTCCGGTCGCGGATCAGCAGATACGCGATGTGGTTTCTGGCGGCGCCCGGGCGATGGTACTGAGTGCATTCGACGTCGACCCCATGTCAGACGAGTTCGAAACGCTGCGTCTGGAGTTTCTCGAGCGCTACCAATCGCATTGCGCGGTGTACAGCCGCCTGTATGACGGGATGGAGCAACTGCTTCAGGACATCGAGCAAGCGAAGCTGATCTGGGGCGTGGTGACTAACAAGCCGTTGCGTTTTGCCGAACCGATCATGCAGCAGCTCGGGCTCGCTTCGCGCTCCTCGGTGCTGGTCTGTCCCGACCATGTCAGTCGCAGCAAGCCTGATCCAGAGCCGATGCTGCTCGCTTGCAGGAAGCTGCAGCTCGACCCGTCTACCGTACTCTTCGTCGGCGACGATCTGCGCGATATCGAATCGGGGCGCGCCGCCGGAAGCAAGACTGCCGCGGTGCGTTACGGCTACATCCACCCGGACGACAACCCAGGCCTGTGGGGGGCCGACGTGGTGGTGGACAACCCGCTTGAACTGCGCTCCGTGCTTGACCGGGCACTGTGCAGCTGCTGA
- the ubiG gene encoding bifunctional 2-polyprenyl-6-hydroxyphenol methylase/3-demethylubiquinol 3-O-methyltransferase UbiG has protein sequence MSNVDNAEIAKFEALAHRWWDRESEFKPLHEINPLRVNWIDEHVALAGKKVLDVGCGGGILSEAMAQRGAQVTGIDMGEAPLSVARLHLLESGLEIDYRRITAEDMATQCPEQFDVVTCLEMLEHVPDPASVIRACCALVKPGGQVFFSTINRNPKAYALAIVGAEYLLQLLPRGTHDFKKFIRPSELGAWSRDAGLAVKDIVGLTYNPLTKFYKLSADVDVNYMVQTIKEA, from the coding sequence ATGAGCAACGTCGACAACGCCGAAATCGCCAAATTCGAAGCACTCGCCCATCGCTGGTGGGATCGTGAAAGCGAATTCAAGCCGCTGCACGAAATCAATCCACTACGCGTCAACTGGATCGACGAGCACGTCGCCTTGGCCGGCAAGAAAGTGCTCGATGTCGGTTGCGGCGGAGGGATTCTCAGCGAGGCGATGGCTCAGCGCGGCGCCCAGGTTACGGGTATCGACATGGGCGAAGCACCGCTTTCCGTGGCGCGCCTGCACCTGCTGGAGTCGGGACTGGAGATCGATTACCGGAGAATCACTGCCGAAGACATGGCTACGCAATGCCCCGAACAGTTTGATGTCGTAACCTGCCTGGAGATGCTGGAACACGTGCCGGACCCGGCCTCGGTAATTCGCGCCTGCTGCGCGCTGGTCAAACCCGGTGGCCAAGTGTTTTTCTCGACCATCAACCGCAACCCGAAAGCCTATGCGCTCGCTATCGTCGGGGCGGAGTACCTGCTGCAACTGCTGCCGCGCGGCACGCACGATTTCAAGAAATTTATCCGGCCGTCGGAGCTGGGCGCCTGGAGCCGCGATGCCGGCTTGGCAGTCAAGGATATCGTCGGTCTCACCTACAATCCGCTAACCAAGTTCTACAAGTTGTCGGCGGATGTCGATGTCAATTATATGGTTCAGACCATCAAGGAGGCTTGA
- a CDS encoding TRZ/ATZ family hydrolase, with amino-acid sequence MSELDSEQLDLLLFPTWLVPVEPAGVVLREHGLGIRDGRIVLIAPRPEANKHAARCVLELPDMLLAPGLINAHGHAAMTLFRGLADDLPLKSWLHDHIWPAENRWVDEAFIQTGTELAIAEQLLGGITCISDMYFFPEVASEVIHRCGMRAQIAVPIMDFAVPGARDAGEALRKGVALFDDLKHHPRISIAFGPHAPYSVGDDSLEKMRILVAETDAGIHMHLHETASEIHEALQRHGERPLARLAKRQLLGPRFQAVHMTQIDDEDLALLVENNCSVIHCPESNLKLASGFCPVERLWAAGVNVAIGTDGAASNNDLDLLGETRTAALLAKAVAGSASALDAHRALRMATLNGARALGLDEHTGSLEVGKFADLVAFDLSGLAQQPVYDPVSQLIYTCGRDCVRHVWVAGKQLLSDRRLTRIDQDELMASVRQWGTKIRNGKKL; translated from the coding sequence ATGTCAGAACTCGACTCCGAACAGCTGGATCTTCTCCTTTTTCCTACCTGGCTCGTTCCGGTCGAGCCAGCGGGCGTAGTTCTCCGGGAGCATGGCCTGGGTATTCGCGACGGACGCATCGTCTTGATCGCTCCGCGGCCGGAGGCAAACAAGCATGCAGCAAGGTGCGTTCTGGAGCTGCCCGACATGCTTCTCGCACCGGGGCTGATCAACGCGCATGGGCATGCTGCGATGACCTTGTTTCGCGGACTAGCTGACGATCTTCCGCTCAAGAGTTGGCTGCACGATCACATCTGGCCTGCCGAAAATCGCTGGGTTGACGAAGCTTTCATTCAGACCGGTACGGAACTGGCAATTGCCGAGCAACTGCTAGGCGGTATCACCTGCATTTCGGACATGTATTTCTTCCCAGAAGTAGCCAGTGAAGTCATACATAGATGTGGGATGCGAGCCCAGATCGCCGTTCCGATAATGGATTTCGCCGTTCCGGGAGCCCGCGACGCAGGCGAAGCGTTACGCAAGGGCGTCGCGCTTTTCGACGATCTCAAGCACCATCCAAGGATCAGCATTGCGTTCGGTCCGCATGCCCCCTATTCAGTCGGCGACGACAGTCTTGAAAAAATGCGCATCCTGGTTGCGGAGACGGATGCAGGCATCCATATGCACCTGCACGAAACCGCGTCGGAGATACATGAAGCGTTGCAGCGTCATGGCGAGCGCCCACTGGCACGCCTGGCGAAACGACAGCTTCTAGGACCCCGCTTCCAAGCCGTACACATGACGCAGATCGACGACGAAGACCTTGCGCTCCTCGTCGAGAATAATTGCAGCGTAATCCATTGCCCCGAATCGAATCTGAAGCTGGCAAGTGGATTCTGTCCCGTGGAACGGCTTTGGGCCGCCGGCGTCAATGTGGCGATCGGCACGGACGGCGCGGCAAGCAACAACGATCTCGATCTGCTGGGCGAAACCCGAACCGCGGCGCTTCTTGCCAAAGCCGTCGCCGGATCGGCCAGCGCGCTGGACGCGCATCGCGCCTTGCGCATGGCGACCTTGAATGGCGCTCGAGCGTTGGGTCTGGACGAGCATACGGGTTCGCTGGAGGTTGGTAAGTTTGCGGATCTGGTGGCATTTGATCTTTCCGGCCTGGCACAGCAACCCGTTTACGACCCGGTGTCACAGCTTATATATACCTGCGGCCGGGACTGCGTTCGCCATGTCTGGGTAGCCGGAAAGCAACTGCTCAGCGATCGCCGATTGACCCGCATCGATCAGGACGAACTGATGGCGAGCGTGCGTCAGTGGGGCACGAAGATACGCAACGGAAAAAAGCTCTGA